One Sulfolobus sp. S-194 DNA segment encodes these proteins:
- a CDS encoding AbrB/MazE/SpoVT family DNA-binding domain-containing protein: MKVKVTRNFQVTIPSEIREKLGIKEGDYVEVTLDESNGAIIIKPYIRKWTTIRLNRKVDQEDIDKAVEEALNDNSRY; encoded by the coding sequence ATGAAGGTAAAGGTTACTAGAAATTTTCAAGTTACTATACCCTCTGAGATAAGAGAAAAATTAGGTATAAAGGAAGGGGATTACGTTGAAGTAACTTTAGATGAAAGTAATGGGGCTATAATAATTAAACCGTACATAAGAAAGTGGACTACAATAAGACTGAATAGAAAAGTGGATCAAGAGGATATAGATAAGGCAGTTGAGGAGGCATTAAATGATAATAGTAGATACTAA